The Prionailurus viverrinus isolate Anna chromosome B2, UM_Priviv_1.0, whole genome shotgun sequence genome contains the following window.
gagagagagagaaagacaagagtatgagcgggggagggacagagagagagggagacacagaatctgaaacaggttccaggctctgagctatcagcacagagcctgacatggggctcgacctcatgaactgcaaggttatgacctgagctgaagtcggacacttaaccaactgagccacccaggtgccctgaaaatgtgttttttaaagtaatgactGATTTATActttgcaatttttatttattcctataTCTAAGGCACAGTGTTCCTTGATATCTCAAAATTGCATATATTAGAAtaaattgtaatttataattctttttaaatttaattatgtaaTAATACCAAAAAGttaattggaaaagaaagaataattactttgaaagaaaaaagaagcattaaaaaatacatcgaaaaatatgtttataataaataatttttttgagagagaaagagagagcatgagtgggggagaggggcagaaggagagagagagagagagagagagagagagagaggatcttaaacaggctccacgcttagcatgAAGTCTGACTGGAGACTCCACATGACCttagatgaaatcaagagtcagatactcgatcgactgagcaacccaagtgtccctacaataaataattttttaattaagaaaaacaataaagtcaATAAAAGTTATCTCTCTagccagaaaggaaggaaggaaggaaaggaaatgaattcaTTTCAGTTAACTTCcatgacaaaataaaacattacttttttatttatggagattgattgatttatgttcatatatatattacatctatctatgtatatagatacatacatacaatatattcatatatatattacatctatCTATATGTTTGTACTTTGGAGACCTCAAATTAACTTACAAATAAGTTTTCCAAATCAGCaattattaatttgaaaaatagtaagaaatgtGGGAGTTATTAGAGACCTGTAGGAAAAGatttaggaagagaaaagaggcaaaatgTACATAGAAGATGTCAATACCTTTACTAGTAATAGGTCCTAAGAAACACTCGGTTCAGTGTTGAACAAGCATGTGGCTTAAGTACTtgtatttccaaagaaaatcATATACTGGTGTCCCTGGAAAGATAGTAGATCTAacttaggtaatttttttttaaaaggaaaaatattacaaTGGCCAGATGTGGATCATTATCACTTTACAAACATTTCACCATTTCCAAgttttaataattaaagaaaagcGAGAAAATATTCCTTCAAGAATACATTTACTCAGTGATCATTGAAATGGGCGAACATAGTTTACAATCCTGTTTAGGGAGATAGGGATTCTAAAGaggacattttgaaaaagaaacactcCCAACGCTTGACTACAATTATGAAAAGTGATGTCAAACAGGGTTTTCCAAAGTTAAATTATTATACAATATTTGAGCTTCAGGTTACCTGAACAAACAGTACAAAACCCTAATTTTCCAGCTGCAACTCTGAGATGGGGAGAAATTCAAAGGTTGTCAAAATAGTCTCACCCAAGCACTGCCAGGAGGCAGAACCAGTATGAGAACTCAGAAATCTCCACCTCACGCtcttttctctccacctctgtATCTCAGTCTCAAGGAAGTGATAACAGCCAAATAATTTCACAGAAGTTTAACACAGCCAATAAATACTTGGTTgatttcattccctccttttctacagaaaaattaaataaagagagTGCTACATTCTACTACAGAAACATTGAATTAAGAGAGTACTATATTTCTTTTCGAATTAAGAGGTTGTTTTTTCTCCTCCACTTAAACCATGGTGCCCTAAAAGCATGCCCACGAACTCATGACACCGCCCCTGCCACAGAGCACTCATCTTTCCTGCAGGGACCTACCCCTCGCCTGCATTCAAAGAAGTCACTCTTGGTACAAGTCAATAGTGGGTGTCCGAGGTGAGAAGATCTCTCGACTCAGGCAGAGTTTCAGTGCCTTTCTGAACCACCGGTAGGAGAAGACATAGATGATAGGGTTGCAGGCCGAGTTGAAGTAAGCAAACCAAATAAAGATGTCAAAGACCAGTGGCGGTGTGACGAAGTTAAGGAGGCTGTCAACCAGCGTGTCAATGGTGAAGGGAAGCCAGCACAAGAGGTATATGCCCACGGCAATGCCGAGGGTCTTGGCAGCTTTTCTTTCACGTTTGGCAGCCCCAGCCAGGTTTTTGCTCAAGGTGTTGATCTGCTGAGCCTGCCTGATGGCAACCACAAAAATCTTCACGTACAAGCTGATCATGATGAGGCAGGGGAAGAAGAACATAGGAAAATTTAACCAGCCCCAAAACTTATTGAAGAGCAGTTGGCAACTGCCCACACAAGGCATCTCTTCCAGCCACTGACTGAGCGCATTCTCTACCACATCTGTGTAGAGGAAGAAGGCAGTGTAGGCTGCTGGAATCCCCCACCCTGCCAGGATGTACCTGATGGCCACCCTGACTGTGAACTTGGAGGGATAGATCAAGGGCTCACAGATGGCACAGTGGCGGTCTATGGAAATGAAACAGAGGTGGAAGATGGAGGTGAGGCAGAAGAGGGTATCCAGATAGGTATGCAGGCGGCAGAGGAAGTCTCCAAGGAACCAGCAGCTCTCCACTGAGCGAATGGTACTGAGAGGCAGCACTAACAGACCCAGAAACATGTCAGCCAGGGCCAAGGAAAGCAGCAAGAAGTTAGTGGGGGTGTGAAGCACTTTGAAGTAGGACACTGCAAACACCACAAACAAATTTCCTAGGACCGTAATCAACATGCCTACTGCACCGGCCAGGTAGATGGCCAACCGGATGCCCAGAGGATGGACTGTCCTGGGGCAAGATCCATTCACCTGGTAGCAGAATGCTGTGGGGTGTTCTTCAGCACCTTGGTTGAGGACAGCACTCATTTATGGTTCctactcttcctttctctctgggaaCTGGCCACCTGTaccacccaaaaaacaaacaaacaaaaaaacaacccccccccaaaaaccacaaaacaaaacaaacaaacaaacaaacaaacaaaacaaaacaagaagatgTGGAGGAGAAACTGAAGGGCATTTTGTAACCTAGTACAATTTACTTAAGTACTGAAGCAAATACTGTCCAAAAATCAGTATAATGTGAGATTTAAGGTCTCATAAGAGTCACTTCTCTGCTAGCGCTGGTTTCTCTAACTGGGCACTTTTGAAATTAGTGTAGACTGTATCTTTAAGGGAAAAGAAGTAGAACGTAAGCTAACTGTTCCCTCAGAGACAAAGCAGCCTATGTCACGGTAGGTACTATACAATTATTGAGAGGCCGTCTCTTCCATTTTGATAAGTTGACCTATTGCCAAACAGAAAGTGAGATTTCAAGTTATCAGTCTGAAACAAGGAAGAATTAAGTCTTTGTAATAAATCCTTGCTTGGGGAAAGAATAACATCTGGCTCCTCTTTTCAAGAATTAAATAAAGCAACAGTAAAATCAACAGATTGAGCTGTTTAATTACATGCCAaccaagaaaataattcaaaacacaaataattaaaaaagtagAGAATCACCAACTTCAGTTTTGCATGCGGCACAATTCCTAAAGAGAACACACATTGTTCATACATCCTGGAAGAACTATCTGTTGTGAAAAAGGATTTTTCTATCTTAACACCGGTCTGCAATTTTAAACAAGTTCCAGTAAATTGAATTCAAGGTTTCTGAACTACTTACAGGAGTAGGAATCAGGATCACTTCATCAGAAGTCCTTCTTGTAGCAGGTGAACACAGGTATGTAGAATTCTCTTCCATCAGCAAAGACGACAGATGTGCAATCAGTTAATGATTTTATACTCCAAATAGAAACTAGTCCTCAGGGTGGTATGCCATGCAAATGAGTGTTGGAAGTGCTCCAAGGGACCTAGTTTGCACTATTCACAAGTTTCAGTAGTTTGAAGCTTCTTCTCAGCACGAGATCATTTATCTTGCCAATTAATTAGAGATGAAAACTGAAGACACCAGTTTTATGTatccttttgtttaattttgtttttagtgagTTCTGTATAtcctttctgctttattttttattaaaatttttttttaatttattcatttttgagaggcaaagcgagacagagcatgagtgggggaggagcagagagagagggagacacagaatccgaagcaggctcgaggctactgtcagcacagagcccaatgtggggcccagacccatagaccacgagatcatgacctgagccacccaggcaccccacttgcTTTAGAATTATTCGTGCACAGGGtgtctctgtggctcagttggttaagggtctgactttgtctcagttcatgatctcacggtttgtgagttcgagccctgcatcaagctctgtgttgacaggtcagagcctggagcctgctttggattctgtgtctctctcttctctctgcccctctcccacttgaattctgtatctctctctctctctctctcaaaaataaataaacgttaaatattaaaaaaacattatttgtgCACATTTCCTTCAACAAAATAGTTGAGAATAATTGATCATAAGTCCTTAGGTTCACTTTGTGTTGGTTAAAGAAGTCACAGTAGATGAAACAGTTCCCTGAATTCAGCCGAGTTAGATTCTTGTTCTGTTACCCCCTCAGTCATCCCTTACCCTTTTcgtccctctgcctccccattGGTAATAAGAGTACCTACAAGTAGACTCATATGTCCATACTTTATGTGGATACTACCAAGGAAAATAACACATTCGATCATATTCTGCTCTCTCTGATTTTTGGTACCAAACCTCCAGGGGATGGGATGCCTCTTTATGGCCTCGGAGAGATCATTCCTCAAAATAAACTGGTGTTGAAAAAACCACATAACTGTAAAGGTGACAAAAGATTACATCTGCCAATGGGGCCTGTAGTAGGAAGTATAGGGGtcgaaggaatgaaataaaaaaaaaaaaatgaaggaggtTGACAGACACCTCCACCTTCTCCACAAAGCCTGGGCCAAACCCAGTGATCGTCACTGGAAACTTGCACTGTATCCAGTCCATGTGcatagaaatagatttttaattcCAGAACTTGATGATCAGACCAGGAAGGATCCTGCGTTATCACATACCGTGACACCTTTTGATTCATAAATCCTAATCCACCCTGCAATTAGGCAGAGATTCCCATGGCTCTAAGTCTAATCTGACCAAGAGTTTGTGAAAAGTAAGGACAAATGTCTTCCAAATAAAAGAAGGCCTAAGAAGGAAACTCTCAAAAAGGatcttgtcttttgtttgtttgggggatATATTGCATCAAACCTGAAATGCAATATGCAAGCACATGTGTGACTCCTCTGTCAGAGATTACCTAACCTTCTGTGCCCTGTTTTCTAATCTATTAATTGAATATAATACAATACCTACAACCACAAGTTTGTCATGAAGATGGATGAGTGTTAAGAATGGTTCCTGTTACATGGCAAGCTGGACAGACAAGAGTGGGAATAGATACTAGTCCCGATTCTGTGTTAACCCTCCCAAGTTAGGGCTCTGATCCCCTCTTCCAGACTGACTTTCAGAAATACACTCCAGGTACATAACAACTGGGGGCAAAACTAATTGGGGTTTGGATCCTCTAGATTTTCTTGCTCATCTTGGGATTCATTGATGTTCCATTTGTACAGCTTTCATCAAAGAGgctttatattttagaaacaagacagaagagaaagtggAATATTTATAAGGTAGTCAAAAGTGTTGTTTAGATTTAGGATCTTAACAATTAGTTTTGCTATTTAACAATGCTAAAGCTACTAGAGTAGGCTATAAGACAAGAATATTaatgttcccccctcccccaaagcaatGTCTGACTCCTTTGAGATAAGCTGTGAGTGTTGGTCCAGGAGAGATAAAGGTTACTAGGAgatattctagaaaagaaaataatctaacTGATGATACCCAAGGGACCCATAAATGCTAGCAATATTTGAGACAGGCAGTCAGTAAGTTTTTAAGAATTGCCTCTATTCATATTTGCAGTCTGAAACAGTAATCACCATTGATGACTAAGGTCTAAGAAagtgaggtttttctttttctttttctttttctttttttaacagaaagaataataaaagcaatTCCCTTGAGGacacaaataaaaaagcaattgcAGAACAAGATTTCCAGTTTTTCGTAGCCCCTCTGCAATCCAGTCAAGATCAATTAAATGCATATGAAAGGGAAAACCTACGTTAGCAGTagatgaggcaaaaaaaaaatgtgggcttTACCAAGAGATACACCAGGTTTTGAATATTATGATCTTGGAAAAGTTGCCTAATCTCTTGAACAGGAGATTTAAGCTAGAGGTTATAGAGAGTGCTAGGAAGATTAGGTAGTTCAGTGGTAGGAAGCATCTCCTTTACTCAATGTGATGACACATTCCTTCGGCCTAAAATGCAGTCTTCCCTACACCCCAAGCTAAGCAAAATTTTCCTCCTCCATATTCTGTAACTTATAGTGCCTGGCTCTATCATAAGCTATATTACCACGCAGGGTAATTGAATGGCTATGTCTCTCCTATTAGACCATGAGCCCCTTAAGGCCAGGATTTCAGCTTTATGTGTCTCTGAACAAAAAACACTGAGAgtagtacttggcacatagtagatgctcagtaaatgtttattgaactgaGTGCCTTTAATATAGGCTGTCCATGGCAGCCACCATCCTCCTGGGATAATGGCTGCTCTATTCAACCTCAATACATTCTGGAAAGAAGAGCACTGGGTTTGTAATAATAATGGAATGATTCACTTTTCCTCGGACTAGCCACCTTCCACTAGGGAAGAGAAGGTGGAGCTGTTTTGAGAAACAATTGAGCTGATGTTCATGGACATCCTTTGTAAATTACAGAAGTGCTTTATGAAGGTAGGGAGTGATTATGACTGCAGCAGAAGCTTCCATATGCTCTTTCATTTCTCCTCTATTTGGCTATGCTTTTAGTGGGCAAGAGAAAATGTGGCCTGTGGCCACAGATCCAAGTTCCTTGATACTAAGTCAACCATTTTGTGTAAttctaatttttgtaatgttttgtttatttttgagagacagagagacagagcacgaactggggaggggtagagagagaggagacacagaatctgaaataagctccaggctctgagctgtcagcacagagcctgacatggcgctcgaacttgtgaactgcgagatcatgacctgagccgaagtcaaatgcttaatcaactgagctgcccaggtgccccatccttatGCTATGCTGAGGgtcaaatgagaaaatgcacaTATACCGAGTAAATGGCTGTCCTTCTCATTCAGTCTCTCAGTTCTAGCAGTGCAAATAACCTTGTTGAATCCcgaaaaaggaagagaggctcATCATGGGAAGCAGATTGTAAAATACTCTTTCCATCATATGGTGCTCTATCTATTGACCCATCTGACCCAGGAAGGAGGTCTATGTTGGCCTAAAGACCAAGGAACTCCTCCTGTTTCTTTGAGTCTTCAAAAGGAAGGAGTACCATTAGCCTCTGGAATGTCGTGTTTGGGATTAGGGGCAGAAGAAATCTCCTCCTGAAGGATTAAATGACTGTAGTCATTAAAGAATAAACCAATACTTTACCAAGCATCTTAAAACctaattatgattttaaatactgtcctttgatgatgatgatgataataataataataataataataatttgccaAAACATCTCAGGATCTAAATATGCTATATCTAAATGATTAAATTACAAGTACTGGCCTCAGGAAGCTATAAATATTCAACAGAACATGTAGATCCAGAGAGTATTGGGAATTCTCAACTGAATAGAGAtgttattaaatgtattttggaaTAATGAGTAGTTCCTAACAGATAGTCTAGAGTGGGGATAGagtcaaaaaagcaaaaaggttCATAAACAGCATTTaggatttatatatatgtatatggacaTTAGAAACTTTAAGTATTAAGATGTCCTGCATGAATGTGTGATATCATTTAGCCAGGTCAAAGAATGGAGGGGGTTTGAATAACCAAATATTCTGATATTACTATAACAATTACTgtaggggcacgtgggtagcttagtcagttaagcgtctggctttggctcaggtcataatctcactgttttgtgagttcaagccccacatcagctgggctgtcagcacagaacccacttcagagcctctgccccacctcccccccccaaaataaaagaaaataaattactgcAATAAAATGCACTTAATATTAAAGCCTATGCTAATGGTAACAAGATTTCTCTTTGCAACATACCAGTGTCTGAAAGTTATGAAAAGCAACCTTACTTCctgcaaaaataagcaaaagttataaataaatcaCATCAGCCACATACAAACTATTTGCAGATAGAGTCTATTTGGCTGGAAGAGTCCTTCTATTGAACATCTCCATTTATGAAATTTCCCAATCTGTCAATCTATTAGATAATCAACAATATTTCTACATAACCAAAACTTTCAGTAAAATACTTCCGCCACTGAGGCattaggaaaggaaggaaagatctGACTTCTATTCTCGGGAATCTCACTATATGAGCATGAAAGCTTCATTTTGAGTGTTGCAAATGTTTCTGAGTCAGTAAGTCCTTTTCCACTATGTGCCTTTGCTGGCTCTGTCCCCCAGTTCCCCAGTACAACATCGTGCACATGTGACCAAAGAAAACAGGAATTAAATTCAGTTCGATTTCTACTTTACAAATAGGCTTTTTCTCCCGTCTTCTTTCCCAAGAGAAGGAGTCCCTACTGGCCTAGAATTCTTTGCTTTGTAGTTGTTTATCTTGGTGGATTTGAGTAACTCCCATGTTCTTCAAAGTTTATATGTTTTAGTTATCCAGTGAACATGTTCAGAGATTTTAATGGGAAAGGAACCATCCCAGGCACTGTGggatacaaaatggaaaatataaagacatagtGTCCCACAGAAGAAGTTTATAATCTAATGAGGAACCAACACACCGGTGCATACTCAACTCTGGCACAAAGCAGGAGTCAGAGAAATGGGTTTGGGGTGGTGGGTGTGCATAGAAGGAAGATGCTGGTTACATTGAGTTTGCGATCTTGGTAGAACATTCAAAATGGCAGTCTATTGGTAGTAAGAAATGAGGGGCTTGAGTTTGGAAGAAATGATAGgctgcaaataaatatatttgagagaaagatgaTGATATAGACATGAATATTGAAGCTGTGAGGTTAACTAAGGTTAAAGCAGGATTTCTTAACCATGAAACTATTGAAGTCTTAGGCCAGATAATCCTTTAGTGTGGGGGATATTCTGTGCATTGTAGACTCTTTAGCAGTGTTCCTTACCTCTACCCTCTAGTTGTCAGTAGCATCCCTCCCTGGttgtaaaaaccaaaaacatctccAGATACTGAATGGCCACAAAGGGCAAAACTGTCCCTGATTGAGAACCACCAgattagagagacagagggatggTATGAAGGACGAAAAGAAGGTTGTAAAGGACAAAATAAGTTTATGGGGTAGGAGAAGCaagagcaagacaaaaaaaaagacatgaagagacatgtGCAGCATTAAGTATTATCTTAAAACTATGGGGTAGCGAAAGAACTTCAGTTGTGAATGAAACTCAACCTTAGTGAATAATTAGTATGTACACACAGACACCCAATGACATGGAAATACCAcctatgtgtatatacacaggCTGTAAATATATACAgcatatataattacatattgagagggagaaagaatatattcctaaactct
Protein-coding sequences here:
- the TAAR5 gene encoding trace amine-associated receptor 5; protein product: MSAVLNQGAEEHPTAFCYQVNGSCPRTVHPLGIRLAIYLAGAVGMLITVLGNLFVVFAVSYFKVLHTPTNFLLLSLALADMFLGLLVLPLSTIRSVESCWFLGDFLCRLHTYLDTLFCLTSIFHLCFISIDRHCAICEPLIYPSKFTVRVAIRYILAGWGIPAAYTAFFLYTDVVENALSQWLEEMPCVGSCQLLFNKFWGWLNFPMFFFPCLIMISLYVKIFVVAIRQAQQINTLSKNLAGAAKRERKAAKTLGIAVGIYLLCWLPFTIDTLVDSLLNFVTPPLVFDIFIWFAYFNSACNPIIYVFSYRWFRKALKLCLSREIFSPRTPTIDLYQE